CCTCGTAGTCCATCTGCAAGCCAATCCAGAAATTCTCGGACATGCCGAAAAACCGCGATAGACGCAGGCCCGTATCGGCCGTGATGGCACGCGCACCAGCCACGATCTCACCGATGCGCCGCTGCGGAACGCCAATCTCCTTGGCCAGCCGGTATTGCGTGATGCCCATGGGTTTCAGGAATTCTTCCAGCAGAATTTCACCTGGGTGCGGATAGGGAACTTTACGCATGCTGTCTCTCCGTCAGTGATAGTCCACGATCTCAACGTCCTTCGGGCCTTCCGTCGTCCACACGAAGCACACACGGAACTGA
Above is a window of Nitrospiraceae bacterium DNA encoding:
- a CDS encoding HigA family addiction module antidote protein, producing the protein MRKVPYPHPGEILLEEFLKPMGITQYRLAKEIGVPQRRIGEIVAGARAITADTGLRLSRFFGMSENFWIGLQMDYEAAKAKDSLASTLAKIKPWTQGKVPSGTPV